A genomic window from Clostridium aceticum includes:
- a CDS encoding FAD-binding oxidoreductase: MRQEVVEALKNIVGEDWVLTNLDQTRGYLYDETEALIRPKAAEDCVVVKPKTSEEIAAILKYANEALVPVVPRGGGTGLCGGAIPTQTSIILSDERLNKILEIDEENLMVTCESGVTLAALLEKLHEYDNLFFPVHPGDEGAHIGGMAVENAGGAGAVKHGIMRNQIKGLEVVLPTGEIVNLGGKLIKNNAGLDLLHLMIGSEGILGIVTKVTLKLYPEPKHKGTLLISFNNRKDAIAVVPKILQQGITPLAIEYMERDIALESAAHIGEKWPAEEGSVDVMIILSEDKEDELYEKSETIVDLCENHNAVFTLIAETAKEQRSILSIRSNVYTAVVHDAADALDMAVPVGSIPDFMNDIFALADKYGARTPAVGHAGDGNIHNFIMRENGEIPSYYEELKEAMYKTAVKYGGTITAEHGVGKTRMTNLNLQLSEKEIDLIKGIKKAFDPNGILNPGTVVNVK, encoded by the coding sequence ATGAGACAGGAAGTAGTGGAGGCTTTAAAAAATATTGTAGGGGAGGATTGGGTACTGACCAACTTAGATCAGACAAGAGGCTACCTATATGATGAAACAGAAGCACTGATTCGTCCTAAAGCAGCAGAAGATTGTGTAGTTGTAAAACCTAAAACATCTGAGGAGATAGCGGCAATATTAAAGTATGCCAATGAAGCCTTGGTACCAGTAGTGCCAAGAGGTGGGGGTACTGGACTTTGTGGTGGAGCTATACCAACCCAAACCAGTATCATTCTATCGGATGAAAGGCTGAACAAGATCTTAGAAATTGATGAAGAAAATTTAATGGTAACTTGTGAATCAGGGGTAACACTGGCGGCACTTCTAGAAAAACTTCACGAATATGACAATTTATTTTTCCCAGTACATCCAGGAGATGAGGGGGCCCATATTGGTGGCATGGCGGTAGAAAACGCCGGAGGTGCTGGGGCGGTAAAGCATGGGATCATGAGAAATCAAATCAAAGGGTTAGAAGTAGTACTACCTACAGGAGAGATTGTTAACTTAGGTGGAAAATTAATTAAAAATAATGCTGGACTAGACTTGCTGCACCTTATGATTGGCAGCGAAGGAATTTTAGGGATTGTGACAAAGGTAACACTAAAATTGTATCCAGAGCCTAAGCATAAGGGCACTTTGCTTATTTCATTTAATAATCGCAAGGATGCTATAGCAGTTGTACCAAAAATATTACAGCAAGGAATCACACCTTTGGCGATTGAGTATATGGAGAGAGACATAGCCCTAGAATCGGCGGCACATATCGGAGAGAAATGGCCAGCGGAAGAGGGTAGTGTGGATGTTATGATTATTCTTTCTGAGGACAAAGAGGATGAACTTTATGAAAAAAGTGAAACTATTGTAGACCTTTGTGAAAATCATAATGCAGTATTCACCTTAATTGCGGAAACCGCAAAGGAACAACGGTCTATTTTATCTATTCGAAGCAATGTATATACAGCAGTTGTTCATGATGCAGCAGATGCTTTAGATATGGCAGTACCTGTTGGCTCTATTCCTGACTTTATGAATGATATCTTTGCATTGGCAGATAAGTATGGGGCAAGAACACCAGCCGTGGGACATGCTGGAGATGGCAATATCCACAATTTTATTATGAGGGAGAATGGTGAAATTCCTTCTTATTACGAGGAGCTAAAAGAAGCGATGTACAAAACGGCTGTAAAGTATGGGGGTACCATTACAGCGGAGCATGGTGTAGGTAAAACAAGAATGACTAATTTAAACCTCCAGTTAAGTGAAAAGGAAATAGACTTAATTAAGGGAATCAAGAAGGCCTTTGATCCTAATGGTATTTTAAACCCGGGCACCGTAGTCAATGTTAAATAA
- a CDS encoding complex I 24 kDa subunit family protein, with translation MPEELRVKEKNNLEKPIPKEHYEKLEDYIDGLPSLEGRLIQVLHHAQDIFGYLPRDVQLFIARRLGVTGAKVNGVVTFYTYFTEEPRGEYVINVCTGTACFVKGANKILEEFQEKLKISVGDTTEDRKFTLKDVRCVGACGLAPLIVINDKVYGRVKPEEVEGILSEYQQ, from the coding sequence ATGCCAGAGGAGCTTAGAGTAAAGGAAAAAAACAATCTAGAAAAACCTATACCGAAGGAGCATTATGAAAAGCTAGAAGACTACATAGACGGATTACCTTCTTTAGAAGGTCGACTGATCCAGGTATTACATCATGCTCAAGATATTTTTGGCTATCTACCAAGGGATGTTCAATTATTTATTGCCAGGAGACTAGGGGTCACGGGGGCAAAGGTAAATGGTGTTGTTACTTTCTACACCTATTTTACAGAAGAACCCAGGGGAGAATATGTCATCAATGTTTGCACAGGTACTGCTTGTTTTGTAAAGGGAGCCAACAAAATATTAGAGGAGTTTCAAGAAAAGCTAAAGATCTCAGTGGGAGATACAACAGAAGATAGGAAATTTACATTAAAAGATGTCCGATGTGTGGGAGCTTGTGGTTTGGCACCACTAATCGTCATCAATGATAAAGTCTATGGACGGGTAAAACCAGAGGAAGTAGAAGGCATCTTATCTGAATATCAACAGTAG
- a CDS encoding ANTAR domain-containing response regulator, whose protein sequence is MKGRVVIADDEPITRMDIVEMLLEEGYDVVGEASDGFDAIELCKKYKPDLVLMDVKMPLLNGLKAAEVINQDELAECIVLVTAYSGKEFVEEAKKAGAMGYIVKPINEKNLLPALEVAVSKSKEFKEMKQQVKKAQMQLEDRKQIERAKGILMKTEGLSEEEAYNKIRTLSMSKRRSMGEIARIITMNQ, encoded by the coding sequence ATGAAAGGGCGAGTGGTAATAGCCGATGACGAACCTATTACTAGGATGGATATAGTAGAAATGTTGTTGGAAGAAGGCTACGATGTTGTAGGTGAAGCCTCAGATGGATTTGATGCAATTGAGTTGTGTAAAAAGTATAAACCGGATTTGGTACTAATGGATGTGAAAATGCCTTTATTGAATGGTTTAAAGGCAGCTGAAGTAATCAATCAAGATGAGTTGGCAGAATGTATTGTATTAGTAACCGCCTATAGTGGAAAAGAATTTGTAGAAGAGGCTAAAAAAGCAGGAGCGATGGGGTATATTGTTAAACCCATCAATGAAAAAAACCTATTACCTGCTCTAGAGGTGGCAGTATCTAAAAGCAAAGAATTTAAAGAGATGAAGCAACAGGTAAAAAAAGCACAGATGCAGTTAGAGGACAGAAAGCAAATTGAAAGAGCAAAGGGGATTTTGATGAAAACTGAAGGGCTTTCAGAAGAGGAAGCCTACAATAAAATAAGGACATTAAGCATGTCCAAAAGACGCTCTATGGGTGAAATAGCAAGGATTATTACCATGAATCAATAA
- a CDS encoding electron transfer flavoprotein subunit alpha/FixB family protein — MTEQVHKGVLVFAEQKDGNLHKVTFELLNKGRELAQKLEVPIYAIVLGPKNMAVEELIYRGADEVFYGEDDAFNQPDELLYKENIVTLINRIKPEICLFGATSFGRSIAPRVAGSLETGLTADCTELRIDEDRKLIQIRPAFSDNILAHIKTKTYPQMATIRYKEFSEAKRDPQRQGKVAKVDAILLESPAVRILKQLQSNETDITEAEVVVAGGRGLKSPEDFKMLKELATLLGGVVGASRAVVEEDYISSDHQVGYSGNRVKPKVYIACGISGAPQHLAGMREAENIVAINTDPSAPIFNIADVGIVGDLYEVIPMLIKKVSNEKTSLANA, encoded by the coding sequence ATGACAGAACAGGTACATAAAGGAGTTTTGGTATTTGCTGAACAAAAAGATGGCAACCTCCATAAGGTTACCTTTGAACTTTTAAACAAGGGAAGAGAATTAGCCCAAAAGCTAGAAGTGCCGATATATGCTATTGTGTTGGGACCAAAGAATATGGCTGTTGAGGAACTGATTTATAGAGGAGCAGATGAAGTTTTTTATGGAGAGGATGATGCATTTAATCAGCCGGATGAATTATTGTATAAGGAAAATATTGTGACCCTTATAAACCGTATAAAGCCTGAAATATGTTTGTTTGGTGCTACCTCTTTTGGAAGATCCATAGCGCCAAGGGTAGCAGGCAGCTTAGAAACTGGATTAACGGCGGACTGTACGGAACTGAGGATCGATGAAGACAGAAAGCTAATTCAAATTCGACCAGCCTTCAGCGACAATATTTTAGCCCATATTAAGACAAAAACCTATCCTCAAATGGCAACGATTCGCTATAAAGAATTCTCGGAGGCCAAAAGAGATCCACAGCGTCAAGGAAAGGTTGCAAAAGTGGATGCTATCTTGTTAGAAAGTCCAGCTGTAAGAATATTAAAGCAGTTACAATCTAATGAAACTGATATCACAGAAGCAGAAGTGGTGGTAGCAGGGGGAAGAGGACTAAAATCCCCAGAAGATTTTAAAATGTTAAAGGAACTGGCAACATTGTTAGGTGGTGTAGTTGGGGCTAGTAGGGCTGTTGTAGAGGAAGACTATATTTCTAGTGATCATCAGGTAGGCTATAGCGGTAACCGTGTGAAACCCAAGGTATATATCGCCTGTGGTATATCTGGTGCACCACAGCATTTGGCGGGAATGAGGGAGGCAGAAAACATTGTAGCCATCAATACAGATCCTTCAGCACCTATCTTTAACATTGCAGATGTTGGTATTGTGGGGGACCTATATGAGGTTATCCCTATGCTGATTAAAAAAGTCAGTAACGAAAAAACTAGTTTAGCCAATGCTTAA
- a CDS encoding phosphatase: MKFVLDTHCHTLASGHAYSTIQEMAQHAAAIGFNLIAITDHGPKMPGSTHLLYFRNLRVIPRKINGVEILRGVEVNILDHRGKLDIPEDVLKELDMVIASFHHPCIKPGSVEENTNTLINLMKKPYIHMIGHPGNPAYPINIEKVVAAAKEYRTLIEINNSSLKPDSFRAGSKENCYKILEACRDHQVPVAIGSDSHIAFDIGKFTFAEEMIESLQVPEELVMNTCADKLKAYINYKE, encoded by the coding sequence ATGAAATTTGTACTAGATACACATTGTCATACACTAGCCAGTGGACACGCCTACAGCACCATACAGGAAATGGCACAACATGCTGCTGCTATAGGGTTTAACTTAATAGCCATAACAGATCATGGCCCCAAGATGCCAGGTAGTACTCATCTTTTGTACTTTAGAAATCTTCGAGTCATACCTAGAAAAATAAACGGGGTAGAAATTTTAAGGGGAGTAGAGGTAAACATTTTAGATCATCGTGGAAAACTGGATATTCCTGAAGATGTTTTAAAGGAATTAGATATGGTTATTGCCAGTTTTCATCATCCCTGCATTAAGCCAGGCTCAGTGGAGGAGAATACCAACACCCTAATCAATTTAATGAAAAAACCCTATATACATATGATTGGGCATCCTGGAAACCCTGCTTATCCCATAAACATTGAAAAAGTTGTAGCAGCTGCCAAAGAGTATCGTACCCTAATAGAAATTAATAATAGTTCTTTAAAACCTGATAGTTTTAGAGCAGGCAGCAAAGAAAATTGTTATAAAATTTTAGAAGCTTGTAGAGACCATCAGGTTCCCGTAGCTATAGGAAGTGACTCTCATATTGCTTTTGACATAGGTAAATTTACTTTTGCTGAGGAGATGATTGAAAGTCTTCAAGTACCAGAAGAGTTAGTAATGAATACTTGTGCGGATAAACTAAAGGCATATATAAATTATAAAGAATGA
- the eutA gene encoding ethanolamine ammonia-lyase reactivating factor EutA, with the protein MRENIFSVGIDIGTSTTQLVFSKLTIENTASMTAIPKIQIIDKEIIYRSDIHFTPLLSETRIDGDTVRKIIEMEYKKANISFEKIDTGAVIITGETARKENANEILNTLSGLAGDFVVATAGPDLESIIAGKGAGAGKFSKEKGCTVVNLDIGGGTTNIAIFKNGEVVDTACLDIGGRLIKFEEDQLKVNYASNKIKTLAKDIGIDVQVDKRLSVDEVEGICRRMADILAESIGVIPATPLLQEMLTGAPLKWEKEIDFISFSGGVADCIFNKGSVPLFRYGDIGILLGKAIAASPWLETSKVIQASETIGATVVGAGTHTTEISGSTITIEASILPIKNIPILRLSREDEGLDHEQLSRRIAEKLDWFRLENDQQLVALAMKGIKNPGFQEIQVLAKAIIEGMDNKLGEKEPLIIIVENDMAKILGQGIQAHLPQKRDVLCIDSIRVDNGDYIDIGKPLANGKVVPVIIKTLVLNY; encoded by the coding sequence TTGAGAGAAAACATTTTTAGTGTAGGTATTGATATTGGAACATCTACTACGCAGTTGGTATTTAGCAAACTTACTATTGAAAATACAGCTTCCATGACAGCAATTCCTAAAATACAAATTATTGATAAAGAAATTATCTACAGAAGCGATATACATTTCACACCATTGCTATCAGAAACAAGAATTGATGGAGATACTGTTAGAAAAATTATTGAGATGGAATATAAAAAAGCAAATATCTCCTTTGAAAAAATTGATACAGGGGCGGTAATTATTACAGGAGAAACTGCTCGGAAGGAAAATGCCAATGAAATCCTCAATACCCTCAGCGGTTTAGCCGGTGACTTTGTGGTGGCTACTGCAGGCCCAGACCTAGAAAGCATTATTGCTGGTAAAGGGGCAGGGGCAGGAAAATTTTCTAAAGAAAAAGGCTGTACTGTTGTAAACCTAGATATTGGTGGAGGCACAACCAATATAGCCATTTTCAAAAATGGTGAAGTCGTTGATACTGCTTGCCTTGACATCGGAGGGCGTTTGATTAAGTTTGAGGAGGACCAATTAAAAGTCAACTATGCTTCTAACAAAATAAAAACTTTAGCGAAGGATATCGGAATCGATGTTCAAGTAGACAAAAGACTGTCGGTAGACGAAGTAGAAGGTATATGCAGAAGAATGGCAGATATTTTGGCGGAAAGCATAGGGGTGATTCCTGCAACCCCTCTTCTACAGGAGATGCTGACTGGGGCTCCTTTAAAATGGGAGAAGGAAATCGATTTTATTTCTTTTTCAGGAGGTGTGGCGGATTGTATCTTTAACAAGGGAAGTGTCCCCCTTTTCCGATATGGCGATATCGGCATTCTGCTTGGGAAAGCTATAGCCGCCTCCCCTTGGTTAGAGACTTCCAAAGTCATTCAAGCCAGTGAAACCATTGGCGCAACAGTTGTAGGAGCAGGAACTCATACAACAGAGATCAGCGGTAGTACCATCACCATTGAAGCATCGATTTTACCTATAAAGAATATTCCCATTTTGCGATTAAGCAGAGAGGATGAAGGACTTGACCATGAACAGTTAAGTCGTAGAATTGCTGAAAAATTAGATTGGTTTCGCCTGGAAAATGATCAGCAGCTAGTAGCCTTAGCCATGAAAGGGATAAAAAACCCAGGCTTTCAAGAGATACAAGTGTTAGCAAAAGCTATCATTGAAGGGATGGACAATAAGCTGGGGGAGAAGGAACCACTGATTATTATCGTTGAAAATGATATGGCAAAGATACTGGGACAAGGCATTCAGGCCCACCTGCCCCAAAAAAGGGACGTCCTCTGTATTGATTCAATAAGAGTTGATAATGGGGATTACATTGATATCGGTAAACCTTTGGCCAATGGCAAAGTAGTACCTGTAATTATAAAAACCTTGGTATTAAATTATTGA
- a CDS encoding NADH-dependent [FeFe] hydrogenase, group A6: MKEYVKVTINDKEVEVPREYTILNAAVEAGIKIPTLCHLDLHDLKMVNRTASCRVCMVEVENRPSLAPACATPVNDGMVIHTDTVKAIKARRMSVELLLSNHPTDCLICQRNLRCELQSLAQDLNIREIHYSGKRNKYHLDTSSQAVIKNQDKCILCRRCETACNEIQTCGILSALNRGFETVVGPAFNLPMVETSCTYCGQCVAVCPTAALTEVNHTRKVWKALHNPDKYVVVQVAPAIRVALGELFGMEAGTIVTGKLAAALRKLGFDQVYDTEFGADVTIMEEAKELIHRLETGGRLPMLTSCCPAWVSFIEHQFPDMIDVPSTCKSPHIMFGTLAKTYLAEKMGIDPNKMVVVSVMPCVAKKAEAARTELSLDDHDNVDIVVTTRELGDMLKEAGIDFDKLPDEDFDHPLGESTGAASIFGTTGGVIEAAMRTAYEWVTGETLENVEFKQLRGMEGLREATVDLKGKEIKIGIAHGLGNARQLLEDIRNGKGEYHAIEIMACPGGCIGGGGQPYHYGNDEIVKKRQQAIYREDQRKSIRKSHENPEVIKLYEEYLGEPYGELAKKLLHTKFEAKERI; encoded by the coding sequence TTGAAGGAATACGTAAAAGTGACCATTAATGATAAAGAAGTAGAAGTACCAAGGGAATATACCATCTTAAATGCAGCAGTAGAGGCAGGAATTAAGATTCCTACCTTATGTCACTTGGATTTGCATGACTTGAAGATGGTAAACCGTACCGCCTCCTGTAGAGTATGTATGGTAGAGGTGGAAAATAGACCTAGTCTCGCCCCAGCTTGTGCAACACCTGTAAATGACGGAATGGTAATTCATACGGATACTGTGAAGGCAATTAAGGCTAGAAGAATGTCGGTGGAACTATTGCTTTCCAATCACCCCACAGATTGTCTTATTTGTCAGAGAAACTTACGGTGTGAGCTACAATCCCTTGCACAAGACTTAAATATACGGGAAATTCACTATTCAGGAAAGCGAAACAAGTATCACTTAGATACTTCTAGTCAAGCAGTTATAAAGAATCAAGATAAGTGCATCCTATGTCGACGATGTGAAACTGCCTGCAATGAAATACAAACTTGCGGGATTCTATCGGCTTTAAACAGAGGGTTTGAAACTGTGGTGGGACCAGCCTTTAACTTGCCAATGGTAGAAACCTCCTGTACCTACTGCGGTCAATGTGTAGCAGTTTGCCCTACTGCTGCCTTAACAGAGGTAAACCATACAAGGAAGGTATGGAAGGCATTACATAATCCAGATAAGTATGTAGTGGTGCAGGTAGCACCTGCCATTCGTGTGGCATTAGGAGAGCTGTTTGGTATGGAGGCAGGAACCATTGTCACAGGAAAGTTAGCGGCGGCTTTGAGAAAATTAGGGTTTGATCAGGTTTACGATACTGAGTTTGGCGCAGATGTAACCATTATGGAGGAGGCAAAAGAATTAATTCATCGTCTGGAAACCGGTGGACGTCTACCGATGTTGACCAGTTGTTGTCCCGCTTGGGTAAGCTTTATTGAACATCAATTTCCAGATATGATCGACGTACCTTCTACCTGTAAATCTCCTCATATCATGTTTGGTACCCTAGCAAAAACCTATCTAGCTGAAAAAATGGGGATTGATCCTAACAAAATGGTGGTGGTTTCTGTTATGCCCTGTGTTGCTAAAAAAGCGGAGGCTGCCAGAACAGAGTTGAGCCTTGACGATCATGACAATGTAGACATCGTTGTTACTACAAGGGAATTAGGGGATATGCTAAAGGAAGCAGGGATTGACTTCGATAAGCTGCCAGATGAAGACTTTGATCATCCTCTAGGAGAATCCACAGGTGCAGCCAGCATCTTTGGTACCACTGGGGGAGTAATTGAAGCAGCTATGCGTACAGCCTATGAATGGGTGACAGGTGAAACCTTAGAAAATGTAGAGTTCAAACAATTAAGAGGCATGGAAGGACTAAGAGAAGCCACTGTGGATTTAAAGGGAAAAGAAATCAAGATAGGGATTGCTCATGGGTTAGGAAATGCTAGACAATTGCTAGAGGATATTCGAAATGGCAAAGGGGAATATCATGCCATTGAGATCATGGCCTGTCCAGGAGGATGTATTGGCGGTGGTGGTCAGCCTTATCATTATGGTAATGATGAAATCGTAAAAAAACGTCAGCAAGCCATTTATAGAGAGGATCAGCGGAAAAGCATTAGAAAATCCCATGAAAATCCTGAGGTTATAAAACTCTACGAAGAATACTTAGGAGAACCTTATGGAGAACTGGCGAAGAAACTATTGCATACAAAGTTTGAAGCGAAGGAAAGAATATAA
- a CDS encoding sensor histidine kinase — MLRELCETYTQLSDTDILILENLKQMLPLISRAIKADVFIDCLTNIPNIAVVVAEAKQTQEESMYQHSVVGKFALGENEPAALRTLETGVSSRDLKALTQENKTVRQSVEPIRNKKGQVIGVLIIEQDITKHIKRDKEMKDLLETTEKLTETLSTLKGAENTIIHHVNEAIIMFNSNGIATYCNPEAHQLYKKLGYQDEIVGLAFSNLALSGRSFSGIVHNNFVNVEEVKIGKLSLRVKYVAMEDENKITGIIMIINDVTEVKEKEMELISKSVAISEIHHRVKNNLQTIASLLRLQSRRIHQDQAKKAFNESISRILSIAITHELLAQNGVDDVDLRTILERMKESTLDYVVSPEKNISIQIKGDPITVNSNKATSIALVVNELLQNSLEHGFEGREDGQIEITIQKGEIYTQVTVTDNGVGFDTEKPQRKSLGLSIVNSIVRERLYGNLQMNSSNTGTEIRFNFKNE, encoded by the coding sequence ATGTTAAGGGAGCTTTGTGAAACCTATACACAACTATCCGATACAGATATTCTTATTCTAGAAAATCTAAAGCAAATGTTACCACTGATCTCTAGAGCGATTAAAGCAGATGTCTTCATCGATTGTCTAACCAATATCCCCAACATCGCTGTCGTCGTGGCAGAAGCTAAACAAACGCAGGAAGAATCCATGTACCAGCACTCAGTTGTCGGGAAATTTGCTTTGGGAGAAAATGAACCTGCTGCTTTACGAACACTAGAAACCGGGGTTTCATCTAGGGATTTAAAGGCATTGACACAGGAAAACAAAACAGTTAGACAAAGTGTAGAGCCTATAAGGAATAAGAAAGGTCAAGTGATTGGTGTTTTGATTATTGAACAAGATATTACAAAGCATATTAAGAGAGACAAAGAGATGAAAGATCTATTGGAAACAACAGAAAAATTAACCGAAACCTTAAGTACGTTGAAGGGTGCAGAAAATACAATTATTCATCATGTGAATGAGGCCATTATTATGTTCAACAGCAATGGCATTGCTACTTATTGTAATCCTGAGGCCCATCAACTTTATAAAAAACTGGGTTATCAAGACGAAATCGTTGGATTAGCCTTCAGCAATTTAGCATTAAGCGGCAGGAGCTTTTCGGGCATCGTGCATAACAATTTTGTCAATGTAGAAGAAGTGAAAATAGGAAAACTATCCCTTCGGGTAAAATATGTAGCCATGGAGGATGAAAATAAAATTACCGGAATTATTATGATTATCAATGACGTTACAGAGGTAAAGGAAAAAGAAATGGAACTGATCTCAAAATCTGTTGCCATTAGTGAGATACATCATCGTGTGAAGAATAATTTGCAAACCATTGCCAGTTTGTTGAGGCTGCAGTCACGACGCATTCATCAGGATCAAGCAAAGAAAGCCTTCAACGAAAGTATTAGTAGAATTTTAAGCATTGCCATTACCCACGAACTGCTGGCTCAAAATGGTGTGGATGATGTTGATTTGCGAACCATCTTAGAGAGAATGAAGGAGAGTACACTGGATTATGTGGTATCTCCAGAAAAAAATATCAGTATTCAAATCAAAGGAGATCCTATCACTGTAAATTCTAATAAAGCTACCTCTATTGCACTGGTTGTAAATGAGCTTTTACAAAATTCTTTAGAACATGGTTTTGAAGGAAGGGAAGATGGTCAAATTGAAATTACGATTCAAAAGGGTGAAATCTATACGCAGGTTACTGTAACTGATAATGGTGTGGGCTTTGATACAGAAAAGCCTCAAAGAAAAAGTCTGGGGTTAAGTATTGTCAATAGTATTGTTCGAGAAAGGCTTTACGGTAATCTTCAAATGAATTCCAGTAATACTGGAACGGAAATACGGTTTAATTTTAAAAACGAATAA
- a CDS encoding electron transfer flavoprotein subunit beta/FixA family protein gives MKIVVLIKQVPDMEKVKFDSEKGTIDRKSAGTEINPFDLNALEAAIQIKEKTDATVTVISMGPPSAEDALREAIARGADEGILITDKYFGGADTKATSHTLAAAIKKMGDFHLILAGEKTVDGDTGQVGAETADYLNIPHVSYVSNIEEVTLEGLQVVSEISSGSYLKEMKLPGLITVTKDINTPRLPAFKRKMMARKAEIKKLTLADLQDFLTVEEAGLKGSPTWVNKIEVPSMPTREGKIFRDDILAATDTLIELFKETKVMEG, from the coding sequence ATGAAGATTGTGGTACTGATTAAACAAGTACCTGATATGGAAAAAGTAAAGTTCGACAGCGAAAAAGGTACAATAGATAGAAAATCTGCTGGAACAGAAATTAATCCATTTGACTTAAATGCATTAGAGGCAGCTATACAGATAAAGGAGAAAACCGATGCTACAGTGACAGTCATCAGTATGGGACCTCCTAGTGCAGAAGATGCTTTAAGGGAGGCTATTGCTCGTGGAGCTGATGAAGGTATCTTAATTACTGATAAATATTTTGGTGGTGCTGATACAAAGGCCACTTCTCATACATTGGCAGCAGCGATAAAAAAGATGGGAGATTTTCACTTGATTCTTGCGGGAGAAAAAACGGTGGATGGAGATACGGGGCAGGTGGGTGCTGAGACAGCAGATTATTTAAATATACCTCATGTTTCTTATGTGAGTAATATAGAAGAAGTTACTTTAGAGGGCCTACAGGTGGTATCTGAAATATCTTCTGGGTCCTACCTGAAGGAGATGAAGCTGCCGGGTTTAATTACTGTGACAAAGGACATTAACACCCCTAGATTACCTGCTTTTAAAAGAAAAATGATGGCTAGAAAAGCGGAAATAAAGAAACTTACCCTTGCAGATTTACAAGATTTCCTAACTGTAGAAGAGGCTGGGTTGAAGGGTTCTCCAACATGGGTAAATAAGATTGAGGTACCTTCTATGCCTACAAGGGAAGGCAAAATTTTTCGAGACGATATATTAGCAGCTACGGATACGCTCATAGAACTATTTAAAGAGACGAAAGTAATGGAGGGATAA